A window of the Deltaproteobacteria bacterium genome harbors these coding sequences:
- a CDS encoding YbaB/EbfC family nucleoid-associated protein, translating into MGDMGSIMKQAQKLQQKMASLQDELGDKTVEGSAGGGMVKVVVNGKQQLMSIAIEKEVVDPEDVDMLQDMIVAAVNDGINKSQLMVSEEMGKVTGGMKIPGLF; encoded by the coding sequence ATGGGCGACATGGGCTCCATAATGAAGCAGGCCCAGAAACTTCAGCAGAAAATGGCCTCGCTTCAGGACGAGCTTGGCGACAAGACCGTGGAAGGCTCCGCAGGCGGCGGCATGGTCAAGGTGGTGGTCAACGGCAAGCAGCAGCTCATGTCCATCGCCATCGAAAAGGAGGTCGTCGATCCCGAAGACGTGGACATGCTCCAGGACATGATAGTCGCGGCGGTGAACGACGGCATCAACAAGAGCCAGCTCATGGTGTCCGAGGAAATGGGCAAGGTCACGGGGGGCATGAAAATCCCGGGGTTGTTCTAA